The following proteins are encoded in a genomic region of Oryzias latipes chromosome 17, ASM223467v1:
- the mpz gene encoding myelin protein P0 isoform X1: MLAVLVSIVSLGIVAQQCQAIVIYTGWERHALVGSDIRLSCSFFSWRWTSEDVTFSWTYRPDGSRDSISIFHYTGGEAYLDNKGPFKDRLEFVGNPGRRDGSILIKNLDFNDNGTFTCDAKNPPDIVGRPSSVRLLVFEKVPIQAGVITGAIIGVVLGLLVLVVVIYYLMRFLVARRVFSLNVSKHGKKKKEGSQQRQGPAPPADPSKIKV; this comes from the exons TGGCGCAGCAGTGCCAGGCCATAGTGATTTACACCGGCTGGGAGCGCCATGCTTTGGTGGGCTCCGACATCCGGCTCTCCTGCTCCTTCTTCTCCTGGCGCTGGACCTCGGAGGACGTCACCTTCTCCTGGACCTACCGGCCGGACGGCTCACGGGACAGCATCTCT ATCTTCCACTACACCGGGGGTGAAGCGTACCTCGACAATAAGGGCCCCTTCAAGGACAGGCTGGAGTTTGTGGGGAACCCGGGTCGCCGTGACGGCTCCATCCTCATCAAGAACCTGGACTTCAATGATAACGGCACCTTCACCTGTGACGCCAAGAACCCCCCGGACATAGTGGGGCGGCCCTCCAGCGTCCGCCTGCTGGTTTTTGAGAAAG TGCCCATCCAGGCCGGTGTGATCACAGGAGCCATCATTGGAGTGGTGCTGGGCCTGCTGGTGCTCGTCGTGGTCATCTACTACCTGATGAGGTTCCTGGTGGCCCGCCGAGTCTTCAGCCTCAACGTCAG CAAACATggcaagaaaaagaaagagggatCACAGCAGAGACAG GGCCCCGCGCCTCCTGCTGACCCCTCCAAG aTAAAGGTCTGA
- the mpz gene encoding myelin protein P0 isoform X2: MLAVLVSIVSLGIVAQQCQAIVIYTGWERHALVGSDIRLSCSFFSWRWTSEDVTFSWTYRPDGSRDSISIFHYTGGEAYLDNKGPFKDRLEFVGNPGRRDGSILIKNLDFNDNGTFTCDAKNPPDIVGRPSSVRLLVFEKVPIQAGVITGAIIGVVLGLLVLVVVIYYLMRFLVARRVFSLNVSKHGKKKKEGSQQRQLWTPPPLTCYPLP, from the exons TGGCGCAGCAGTGCCAGGCCATAGTGATTTACACCGGCTGGGAGCGCCATGCTTTGGTGGGCTCCGACATCCGGCTCTCCTGCTCCTTCTTCTCCTGGCGCTGGACCTCGGAGGACGTCACCTTCTCCTGGACCTACCGGCCGGACGGCTCACGGGACAGCATCTCT ATCTTCCACTACACCGGGGGTGAAGCGTACCTCGACAATAAGGGCCCCTTCAAGGACAGGCTGGAGTTTGTGGGGAACCCGGGTCGCCGTGACGGCTCCATCCTCATCAAGAACCTGGACTTCAATGATAACGGCACCTTCACCTGTGACGCCAAGAACCCCCCGGACATAGTGGGGCGGCCCTCCAGCGTCCGCCTGCTGGTTTTTGAGAAAG TGCCCATCCAGGCCGGTGTGATCACAGGAGCCATCATTGGAGTGGTGCTGGGCCTGCTGGTGCTCGTCGTGGTCATCTACTACCTGATGAGGTTCCTGGTGGCCCGCCGAGTCTTCAGCCTCAACGTCAG CAAACATggcaagaaaaagaaagagggatCACAGCAGAGACAG CTCTGGACACCGCCCCCTCTCACTTGCTACCCTCTCCCTTAA
- the mpz gene encoding myelin protein P0 isoform X3 — translation MLAVLVSIVSLGIVAQQCQAIVIYTGWERHALVGSDIRLSCSFFSWRWTSEDVTFSWTYRPDGSRDSISIFHYTGGEAYLDNKGPFKDRLEFVGNPGRRDGSILIKNLDFNDNGTFTCDAKNPPDIVGRPSSVRLLVFEKVPIQAGVITGAIIGVVLGLLVLVVVIYYLMRFLVARRVFSLNVSKHGKKKKEGSQQRQIKV, via the exons TGGCGCAGCAGTGCCAGGCCATAGTGATTTACACCGGCTGGGAGCGCCATGCTTTGGTGGGCTCCGACATCCGGCTCTCCTGCTCCTTCTTCTCCTGGCGCTGGACCTCGGAGGACGTCACCTTCTCCTGGACCTACCGGCCGGACGGCTCACGGGACAGCATCTCT ATCTTCCACTACACCGGGGGTGAAGCGTACCTCGACAATAAGGGCCCCTTCAAGGACAGGCTGGAGTTTGTGGGGAACCCGGGTCGCCGTGACGGCTCCATCCTCATCAAGAACCTGGACTTCAATGATAACGGCACCTTCACCTGTGACGCCAAGAACCCCCCGGACATAGTGGGGCGGCCCTCCAGCGTCCGCCTGCTGGTTTTTGAGAAAG TGCCCATCCAGGCCGGTGTGATCACAGGAGCCATCATTGGAGTGGTGCTGGGCCTGCTGGTGCTCGTCGTGGTCATCTACTACCTGATGAGGTTCCTGGTGGCCCGCCGAGTCTTCAGCCTCAACGTCAG CAAACATggcaagaaaaagaaagagggatCACAGCAGAGACAG aTAAAGGTCTGA